A genome region from Sphingobacteriaceae bacterium GW460-11-11-14-LB5 includes the following:
- a CDS encoding Crp/Fnr family transcriptional regulator yields MLRTNLTFLSFIERFSSENKGEAITLKNFKAGHRFVEQGEKINNIYIIKDGISKCFISEENGKDFIIEFLGKGEVVGELEALKKIDCLCNVAAISDVSAYVIPDHLFLSLIHKSSEFTTILLQELSTRIIQTSTRASFQQLYTLEYALLKLLKLQADEHISISKEDMAAYLGISVRSFNRSLKQVIDKGGFDTPEFKHVLQLTNMKKLLERLK; encoded by the coding sequence ATGCTTCGCACCAATCTTACTTTCTTATCCTTTATCGAACGTTTTTCTTCCGAAAATAAAGGAGAAGCCATAACACTTAAAAACTTTAAAGCAGGACATCGTTTTGTTGAACAGGGTGAAAAAATCAACAATATTTACATCATTAAGGATGGCATTAGCAAGTGTTTTATTTCTGAAGAAAACGGTAAAGATTTTATTATCGAATTTTTAGGTAAAGGCGAAGTGGTAGGCGAATTGGAGGCTTTAAAAAAGATAGATTGCTTATGTAATGTAGCGGCAATAAGTGATGTTTCGGCCTACGTTATTCCCGATCATCTTTTCCTTTCACTGATTCATAAAAGTAGTGAATTTACTACAATCTTACTCCAGGAATTGTCTACCAGAATTATACAAACCAGTACACGGGCATCCTTCCAGCAGCTATATACCTTAGAATATGCGCTTTTAAAATTGCTCAAACTGCAGGCCGATGAGCACATCTCCATCTCGAAAGAAGACATGGCTGCCTATCTGGGCATTTCCGTAAGAAGCTTTAACAGAAGCTTAAAGCAAGTGATTGATAAAGGAGGTTTTGATACCCCCGAATTTAAGCATGTACTCCAGCTCACCAATATGAAAAAGCTACTCGAACGATTAAAATAA
- a CDS encoding HAD family hydrolase has protein sequence MKNQITVIAFDADDTLWVNEPYFRETEEQFAGLLEDFMPRHSILAELYKTEIANLPLYGYGIKGFVLSMIETVLRITEGKIDPVVISKAITLGQEMLNKPVVLLDGVEEVLKTLHGKYKLVVATKGDLLDQQRKLTKSGLDHYFHHIEIMSDKQEKDYQKLIKHLDCKPEAFLMLGNSLKSDVLPVLNIGGHAVHIPFHTTWVHESIDHTIEHANFYQMENLSEVLPKLIE, from the coding sequence ATGAAAAATCAAATTACTGTAATTGCTTTTGATGCTGATGATACCCTTTGGGTAAACGAACCTTATTTCCGCGAAACCGAAGAGCAGTTTGCAGGTCTTTTAGAAGATTTTATGCCCCGGCACAGCATCTTGGCAGAACTTTATAAAACAGAAATAGCCAATTTACCGCTTTATGGTTACGGGATTAAAGGTTTTGTTTTAAGCATGATCGAGACCGTTTTAAGGATAACCGAAGGTAAAATAGATCCTGTTGTGATTAGTAAAGCGATAACACTTGGACAGGAAATGCTCAATAAACCTGTTGTATTGCTTGATGGGGTAGAAGAGGTATTAAAAACCTTACATGGGAAATACAAACTGGTGGTCGCTACCAAAGGTGATTTACTCGACCAACAACGAAAACTGACCAAATCAGGGCTGGACCACTATTTTCACCATATCGAAATTATGAGCGATAAACAGGAAAAAGATTATCAAAAACTGATTAAACATCTGGATTGTAAACCTGAGGCCTTTTTAATGTTGGGCAATTCTCTAAAATCGGATGTTTTACCCGTATTGAATATTGGCGGCCATGCTGTTCACATTCCTTTCCATACCACCTGGGTGCACGAAAGTATCGATCATACCATCGAACATGCAAACTTTTATCAGATGGAAAATCTATCTGAGGTTTTACCAAAATTAATTGAATGA
- a CDS encoding chloramphenicol acetyltransferase translates to MKEKIDINTWIRKDHFKFFSAFEEPFFGVTVEVDCTATYKEAKEHQVSFFLLYLHKSLVAANQVEPFRYRIIDGEVWKYESVHAAATINRPNGTFGFGYMDFYNDFEDFRTAANKEIEKVQASTGLIPSSSGGNVIHYSALPWLNFTSLSHARNYAYHDSCPKISFGKVRDENGRKIMSVSIHVNHALMDGYNVAQFVDCYQELLNKKEVNEYI, encoded by the coding sequence ATGAAAGAAAAAATAGATATAAACACCTGGATCAGAAAAGATCATTTTAAATTTTTTAGCGCCTTTGAAGAACCTTTCTTCGGCGTAACCGTAGAAGTTGACTGTACGGCTACCTACAAAGAAGCAAAAGAACATCAAGTTTCTTTTTTTCTGCTTTACCTGCACAAATCGCTTGTTGCTGCCAATCAGGTAGAACCTTTTCGTTACCGCATTATTGATGGCGAGGTTTGGAAGTATGAAAGCGTGCATGCTGCAGCCACAATTAACAGACCAAATGGCACATTTGGATTTGGCTACATGGATTTCTATAATGACTTTGAAGATTTTAGAACAGCGGCCAATAAAGAGATTGAAAAGGTGCAGGCCAGCACAGGTTTAATCCCTTCCTCATCAGGCGGAAATGTAATTCACTATTCGGCACTACCCTGGTTAAATTTCACTTCTTTATCACATGCCCGCAATTATGCTTATCACGATAGCTGCCCTAAAATATCTTTTGGCAAGGTTAGAGATGAAAACGGGAGAAAAATAATGTCGGTTTCCATACACGTAAACCATGCCTTGATGGATGGCTATAACGTGGCCCAATTTGTAGATTGTTATCAGGAGCTGTTAAACAAAAAAGAAGTTAACGAATATATTTAA